A DNA window from Xiphias gladius isolate SHS-SW01 ecotype Sanya breed wild chromosome 3, ASM1685928v1, whole genome shotgun sequence contains the following coding sequences:
- the mpst gene encoding 3-mercaptopyruvate sulfurtransferase — protein sequence MAAAQIRALVSGRWLADSVRSDLVGAKLRILDTSWYLPKMQRDPRAEFAQRHIPGSSFFDIDECCDKSSAFDHMLPTFSHFSQYVGGLGIGNDTHVVVYDTSDFGSFSAPRVWWMFRLFGHSLVSVLDGGMKNWLADGFPVTSDYCEPERREFKATLNQSWVKSYGDVLENIKTGQVQVVDARSAGRFRGIEPEPRDDTLPGHFPGAINMPFTSFMDASGKELGTEDLSSLFREAGVDLERPLWATCGSGVTACHVVLAAHLLGHPGVCVYDGSWSEWFKKACPEHVISEGDGQKV from the exons ATGGCGGCGGCACAGATCCGAGCTCTGGTGTCAGGTCGGTGGCTGGCAGATTCCGTCAGAAGCGACCTCGTCGGTGCCAAGCTTCGCATTCTTGACACTTCGTGGTACCTGCCGAAAATGCAACGGGACCCGAGAGCTGAATTTGCGCAGAGGCACATACCGGGCTCCTCGTTTTTTGACATAGACGAGTGCTGCGACAAGAGCTCTGCGTTTGATCACATGCTGCCAACTTTCAGCCACTTCTCCCAGTACGTGGGCGGTCTAGGCATCGGGAACGACACGCACGTAGTCGTGTATGACACCAGCGACTTCGGGTCGTTCAGCGCGCCCCGGGTGTGGTGGATGTTCCGGCTGTTCGGACACAGTTTGGTCTCGGTGCTGGACGGTGGCATGAAGAACTGGTTGGCCGACGGCTTTCCGGTGACGTCTGACTACTGCGAACCGGAGCGCAGAGAGTTCAAGGCGACTTTGAATCAGTCGTGGGTGAAGAGCTACGGGGACGTGCTGGAGAACATCAAAACCGGGCAGGTCCAGGTTGTGGATGCCAGGTCAGCTGGCAGGTTCAGGGGGATTGAGCCGGAGCCCAGAGATG ACACGCTGCCGGGCCATTTCCCCGGTGCAATCAACATGCCATTCACGTCTTTCATGGACGCCTCTGGAAAGGAGCTGGGAACTGAGGACCTGTCCAGCCTGTTCAGAGAGGCAGGGGTGGACCTGGAGCGACCGCTGTGGGCTACCTGTGGTTCCGGTGTCACAGCATGTCATGTCGTTCTGGCTGCTCATCTGCTCGGCCACCCTGGGGTCTGTGTTTACGACGGCTCCTGGTCTGAATGGTTTAAGAAGGCATGTCCAGAGCATGTCATCTCAGAGGGAGATGGACAGAAGGTGTGA